The sequence aTACAATTCATTTGAATAATTTCCAGTCACATCATTATCATCCAACTTActtttttctatttcatCTTTATCTATTACATTCTCAATAAATGTATCAATTAATGTATTGTCATCTAAATTTTCCAATATGGAATTCATTTCCATTTCgctaatattataattaaattttttgatattctcaattatatatttctttttatcataaCCTTCTAAAGGTATCAATATTTCATGCTTATCGgagaattttttattaacatcTAAATATTCATCTGTAACGTTCATATCATATGACATAACATAAttgttattaattatttggaaattattatttggtaAATAGTTTTCATAAAAGTTTGCATTAGTTTCACCCTcgacattattattatcattattaatattagcatcatcattattattattattaatactattaatactattaatactattaatattattaatatcattattattattaataatattatcactATTGTTAACAATAGTATCGATATTTTTAATGTTATcatcaatatttatattattattattattatcagtagtagtattattattagtcgTAGTAATTATTGTACAttctatattatcattattattaataagatcattttcattataagtGGAAATATCTCCATGGTTATAGTAATCTTTTCCATAacaatcataataatttgaaACAATGTAATATgaattttgataatatattttattataattttcattattagtTTCATTGTGTTCAGGAATTACGGTAGAACCATCTTCAttgttataaaaatcataTGAAGGATTCATATTGATTGATATATTTGTTACCTTTTCAGGACTTTCATTAacgttattatttatattatcttctaataataatatgccATTTCcatttaacatatttttctCTTCAGATTGACCCGATTTATATAATTGGCTATCTGTTATATTACTATCAGTTATTAATGTTCCAACAATTTCtgaatttttaatttcttcgtttattttttcattctttttctttttttcattctttttgTTAAACGTAACTTTTCTGCATTTCTTATTAATGGGTTTGGTATTACTGCATGGTACAAtgtcatcattattgtttttaCCTCCCaccacattattattattattattattattattattattactattattattattattattattattatcatttattaccTTCTGTACTTTCTTATTTTGTTTTCTCCTTTTATCTTTTACAATTGGAACCGTTTCAGGGACATTCGTTTCAattatcttattattttctttcaaattatttatcatattatattgatTCAAAATTAGGTCATTTGATTGCGTTACATTATTAGGAATTAAATATGCTTTATTGGAATCTGCctcattattttgattattttcataatttagatatacattatttatattatttgtattattcacattatctATACTactcataatattattattattattattattattattttcattcgtATTAATTGCTGTATTGTTCATTTTAGTCGTTCTTTTcttccttttatttttcttgtcATCAATTTTAGTCATGACAGGATCTGTCATTTGTTCCTTTATATCTAttgaagatatattattatttttcatatcattCACTTTTTCATCttgttctttattttttaaggatttattattctttcttGTTTTATTAGTACTCTTTTTAGCTGGTTTTACTACATTGTCTTCAAcgttatttaatattaatgagtgtttaatataattatcattattattatcattattattattattattattatttaattcgtCATTAAACTTTTCATTATGATTTATGGAACTATTAATAAACGAATAAGACTCATTATTCTGTTgttgaatatttttaatcataTTGTCCTTATAAATATCATTTGTTTCAATTTGTTGTAGATGTTGATCTTGATCATCTACTTGTTCTCCATCcctttcttcttcatcatcatcatcacatAATTCATTTGAATTTGCTTTACCTTTCCTTCTtgaatgaatattatatttcttttgtaATAATTCTGGATTTTTTACTAATCttaaacataataatttttttgaccATTCACTTCTAACCCATGTATTTCCTTCTTTAATTAAAGTTTTCCATCCACATTcacatttcatttttactTTTGTTCCATCATTATTTAACCATTGACTCATATACATTTTCTGTTGACAAGAATTACAAATTATTAATGGCACAGGTTTTTTCCACCTTGGGCTTCTGACccaattattatttttttttaaaaagttttTAAAACCAcatttacataataatttCACTTTAGATCCTATATCATCTAACCATGTATGTACCCACATCTTTGAATTACATAATTCACATAATATTTGTGGTGCTTTTCGTTGTTTAATATTTCCTCTTCTTATCCAATAAGAATTAATTCGATCATAATTTCGACTACCACATTCacaaatcataataatttttgttttatatttatcaagaAATCTATTCGTAACTAATACttctttacattttatacaaaatatatgagGTGCCTTTGGTTTTAATTCATCtttttcatcataataacaatttataatttgtttCCAATCTGAATCAtctttaatatattgtaaataaccacataaacaataaaacgttattttaaaataattttctaacgatttattttcttttactaaatctttatataattttatatcaatataattattatttgtcaTCTGTTCacaaatattcatataacaataattattattctgATAATTTGATcgttccatattattattattatctaaattattattcgtagtattattacttttaccTTCTTTTAAAGCATCCTTATCTAATCCATCATTTTTTCCtccaaaaaaattaaacatttCAACCCTCTTACATATTTGAATTTTATAAGCATAAAGACAATTAGAAcatattgtattatttttctttataatttttgtattatcaGATAATTTTTCAATAACATTTTCGTTACTATATTTTgtttcatttaaattttgtacttcatttttttcaccatttaaattttgtacatttttttcatcatttaaattgtgtacatcatttttttcatcatttaaattgtgtacatcatttttttcatcatttaaattgtgtacttcatttttttcatcatttaaattttgtatattattactttttgtTTCATTTTCCTTCGAATTTCCCAATAATAAATCAATTGAATTTTCATCTTCTATAGATGGCAAATTAATATCATTAACACTTGAAAAAATATCAATCGCATTATATATctccttatttttattaaaaaaatcttctaaacaaatttttattctaacttttttttctccatTATTTTCAGTTTTACTCTTAGGAACTTTACTACTATTAGTCTTCGTCGGATTTTTCtttgttttcctttttgATTTTACTTCATCATTTTGTTCAGTTTTAgtatttaatgatatatcacatttaatatttgataaataatctttatcatttgatatgcttttatttgtattatgaTTATCATGATTTTCATTGGTAATACAATTTTCTGAATTACCATTTATtacattcatatttatattattattattattattattacatattgttgatatatcattatataatatgttattatttatattttcatttttcactTGTATATTATTCGAAAATCTATAATTTGtatttgatttatttatattatcattaaaagTTATATTCCCAGTATTATTTTCTTGAACATTTTGTGTAATCATTATTCCCATATgagaattaatattattgtcatcacattttttatttctttttaaagtatttttatttttacttttatttctCTTCTTTGCTACATTTTCATCATGTATCTCTTCTTCATAAAAATAGTcatcatcttttttattttttccttttctacCTCTTAAGTTTCTTCTAATACCTTTTCCTTTTCCCTTAACGTTATTTGGTTCTTCGCTATGATCGATTGTTTGATTATTGTTTTTTCCCACGCACTCATTGTGTTCAATATTATGGTTCGACATAAAAGTAAAATGGTTACTATTGTTGTTACTATAATTGTTACTGTTACTActattacaaatattaatattattaatattattactattattactattattattattattttttttgttttcataTACGCAGGTCATATTTTCAACAGGCTCctcttttatattacaattagcagtaattatattattattattattatccattTTACCATCAGATAATTCACATTTTACCATAACTCCATTATATGTTAATCcatttaatgatatattaggAGTATGATTATATTGAACATTTTCTAAATAATCCGTTTCACAATTTTGTTTATCAATTAATATTGCACTGTTCCCACTACTATAATCTGTTACGGTATAATCCATTtgattgttattatttattttatttatacatgaTAAATCCAggttattattacatttattgTTTAACGTTTGTACACTTTTtaactttttaattttttttctcccaTTCATGGtattactaatattattattattactactaataataatattattattatcaatactattgttattattattaatactattgttattattatcaatactattgttattattatcaatactattgttattattatcaatactattgttattattatcaatactattgttattattatcgttactattattattattatttatatttattttttcataattaacATTAGTATCAGCATTTTCTTCCATCTTaaaatttacattttttttccttcctGGGCCAACCTTTCGGTTTACACCTTTCTGGGTTTTCCCATTATCACCACAgatttcatcattattaacaCACATGTCATTTGTATCACTTTGTTGATTTCTTGTCTTTGTATTTCTTTTCACACCCTTAACATTTGTTgagttattttttttctttggaATTATTAACATTGcattattttcaatattacGATTATTCTCCATGTTGTTACCATTACTATTATCTTTCTGATTTAATAATACTAATAATagattattatcattatcagtatatttattatgaacatttaaattattattattattattattattattattactatcagCATCTTCTTGTTGCTCCACTTTCAAAtgtatcatatttttatcgTTAATATCATTTGAGTTATTTACAACctgattatttaatatatcattagaATGGTTTTCATTCTTCTGaccttcatttatattattatcatcttgcATAGCATAAGAGTCATTTTCCAAATGTTCATTTTTTGgggattttctttttctttttaatgaTCTTCTCATTTTTagaattttcttattttttttttcaaaatataaaactgttttatataattcatcgTTTTCATTTATTGTAGTAAATTcagatttattatttaaaatcatatttttaaattctcttttttttacttGCATTTCTTCCATTTCAGTATCataatcatcatttttaaaagGAATCTTTTTATCatgattactattattatttggacAATCTGTATTAACATCATTAACATAATTTGTACAGCTGTTGTTAtttgaaataatttttaccttgtcaatattattttttccaaTTTTTTGATTGGTTATATTAGTTTTTGGTTCATCGCTAGCTATACTATTACTGCgcctatcattattattaatactattcatattattattatgaatattattaatgttataaacattatttatattatgaatattatggCCCAGATGACAATTATTACCATCATCaacattactattattattattattattattattattattattgttgttgttgttattattctCTATAGTGTTATATATTGTCGTACTACCATTGTAATCTCCATCCCTTTTAAAATCTTCAGtgatatttaaattatttacattcATTGAAGAATGATGATACAAATtcatgttatttttatttttctcattaattacaaatgaattattataataatcggTTAGTTCgtacattttattatcacataaattattttccatataaTTCAAAGGGTTTACATTTAGTGTTAAATAATTAGAGTCATATAacttattatttacatcacATATATTCTCATCATTTGAAGAATTACTATTAATTGTATAAGTAAgatttatatcatttgatAGATTATTCCTTAATCCATtttcatacatattattactattattataaatacttTTATCTTGTACttcatttgttatattatttattgtataatTGGAATGAAAAAATGTATCCTTgttatcatttaataatgatgagcattcactattattattataataataaaaattattattattattattattattattattattattattattattatcattattattacttttattattattattactttgaTTATCACCCGGTAGATTATTTGTGCTGCTTATTTCATTTGTGTAACTTCCTTCTATTCTGTCTTCATTTAcaatatcatcatcatacaATAATTGGTGTTCACTCattgtattattttcaattaaatttaaataattattttttggattatctatatatgtatgataattatttatcATGTTAttcacatttatattatttttgggtatatataacatttctttattatctgCATATAatgtatcattatttatattatctttttcacTACTAGTTGATTGTATATAAGTTAAATATTCAACTCGATTTATAGtacttaaattatttatttcattaatatCGGATctaatgtttttattaaaacttttatttaggtctatataattttcatctgtatgatttgttaatatattatctttttctaTCATTGTCTCCATTTCACAATTCATGTCTGGATcttcaataataatatcatatttatttatacaataatccaaattattactactagAATTGtcatatttgtttttattatcaatattgttaatgatatttgtatttttattatttatattatttgtttcatCATAATATTGGCCACTTGTAGTATATTCcattatatctttttcatgTTCAcaatttgataaaaataaactattcttattattattgtcatcattattattatttaataaaacattttttgtTACATCGTCAAttattaaatcatttttatccATAGATGTATCcatattcattttaaaaaatttattatcattactttcattatataatgatacaCCATCAGATATATCTGAATGTGATGCATCATATGTTAAATACATTTCTTTCATATTCCTAtcttttatgttatattttttatttttgttattttttttcacattcaacttatatttttcatgcatatttcttttcttatttaatattatattctctttttctttatcatttttcttcatcctacaattttttttttttttttcactcatattatttatagaatatgtataataatatttgtgaTAATTCAAATTTgttgtatttataaatttggCATTCTTATATTTCCTAGTACTATTATTCTTTAAAATTCTCCTCtcatattctttatttctattattataaagcAAAAAAATATCCTTTCTTCTCTCTTTTCCTAAGTAATGTTCTCTACTTTGTTTTTCGTTTTTCTTATCCTTCTgcaatatattcatatttatagcatcctctttttttttttttttttttaaatgggTGTGCGTTGtggaatgaaaaaaaagaaaaaaaaaaaaaaaaaaaggaaatcgAAAATTAAACTAATAAaacgaataaaaaaaaaaaggagagaataaaaaagaaatgaaaaaaagaaaatattatataggCATCAATTCATTGATAAAGGACAAAACGTTTTAAAACTACATTGGtacacaataaaaaaaaaaaataaaaaaataaataacatatatataaaataaattacttcttttataatttataatttttttaacgtgtttaataataattatataaaacttatataatatatatatatatatatatatatatatatagatatatacatacatatttatatacttatatacatacataaatacttATTAAACAAAcatcaaaatgaaaaaaatgaaacgtTAGATAACATATTGTATgttgtcatatatataaataaatatacaccaCTGTAtagttaaaatatataaattcaaaaaatacattaaaaaaataattaaaatatatatatataaataaatatttatgcaattcaataatttatttatataggtagctaaaaaaaaaaaaaaaaaaaaaaagttcacATTGAACTTTTTAGTTTAGGTATTTACAAAATGGTATAAATTTTtacaatttatatttatctcttctttttttttttttttttataactccttttttattttatagatacattatgacatatatatatatatatatatatatataattatatatgtatattatttactttaaatataagaaactaattaaaatatattatataatgtaaaaaataataataaaataataaaatgtatataaaaaaacataacaaaagtataaataaatatatagtatttatatattatatataaacatatgtaatataaacTTATTAATCATCTTTTTAAAAACTATTAAAAACACAAAGAAAAAggaacatataattatatgtagataaatattgatatataacatataatattatacaaacaataaataaagaaacaaaaaGGTAAAAtgcaattttattttcattattttatcacatcataatatttttttttataataacaaactttcttacaattttatatgtatatataaatatatatatatatatatacatataatatattttgtacattatttttatacatataaatctatatatatatacatatatatatatatatatatatatatatatatgattatataaatataggtataataatataactatATACATCTGTACATAATACATAGATAAAgcaatatatgtatataatctaacatattaattaaataaatttataaatatataggcttcatttttttttttttcaagagcagaaaaaaaaaaaaaaaattttcattaaatGTGAAACTCCTTTCTTACATCATTAATTCCATTCAAATAAATAAGGTTAATTATAAttgaattatattaatatattaatttttttttttttccttttcttttttttttttttttggtttttaCAACTTCAATTTTAACTATACTATTTCTctaagtatatattatatattatttatttcactTGAATAGatatactattttttttttttttcacatatGGTGTTCTTacctttataatattatattatatatgtatataaaattatacttaatattatatatattaaatatataataatattttattttattttattttattttgtttttgtttttgtttttatttatttttttttttttttttttttttcatatttttaatataatatttgaacaaactaatatatacatacatgtattttataatttataaaaaatttaaaaggttatataaagatataaatgtaattaataaaaaagatattacaaataagtgaaatatatatatatatatatatataaatatatagttatttattattatatttatatgaatatttcataaaatatatataaatatatataatcattcaaatattatatcgatataaacaaaaatggatatattatatgaaattattatataatgtatacaaaaaatatatatgtgtaatgtATGgtttctataaatatatttttcttattatgtATCATTATGTATGCCATaatttatacttttatataataataaaataacctGGTtgtcattaaaaaaatacggactatatatatatatatatatatatatatatatatatatatatatatatttcaaaatacaaatataaagcTATAACAAAAAcgtataaatatgaattttatatctttaagcaatataatatacttttttcaATTCATAAATgggtataataatatatatatatatatatttatttatttatgtaaagaATACAAActgttattaatatatataatgaatatattttgtggtatgattcatttataaaatataatttaaattaatggtttccattttttttaaattttttttttttggtttttttggtgtttttggtttttttactcttaatattttatatatttattacaatgatattttctattttttttctcattttctttaaaattaaatatggtttttttctttttttcattatgatatattactTCTTATTATAAGagaataacatataaataatatttcaaaatattcttattttcctttttttaaaattatttaaattttattcttatttaaaaaaaaaaaaaaaagatataattatCTATTGAACGCAAAAATAAAgagtttttttcttttttcaaagaatataatttgtaaatacatatattcatatgtttatattattcattttattttattttatttattattttttttttttaatatgggAAATTtcgaaaataaaataaaaatttacatcaatacatatatatctaatatacattattattagtatgattattttttttaacattttcatTTACAAATTgtgtataattaaatataaatagttcATAAAAAGTACAAAATTTTTATCCGTATGaactttatataaaaaaaaaaaaaatttaatccttataatatacatataaaaaagggCAAccatgtatattatatatatattatatcaaggGAATGCATGCATATCGTTTTGTATTTcttgtgtgtatatatattatattaaaaaatatttaacatatataatttttttcattaatatgttattatattgatggatatatatatatattatatatattatatgtgcatatatattcgaaataaaaaaaaatatatacatatgtatataaattttttttttttttaaggaaCCTAAGAATACATTTAagtatatgaatatatattgtatgtaTGTAAAGTGGTATctataaaacatattaaaaataagaaaaaattaaaataaataaatattataaatatttcaaaatatttataatcattaaaatatattattatatatataatatgtttaaacCTTAAacatttcttctttttacaattatatattttttttttttttttttgaaatttcCCTTTACAAAAAATTGTATTCTATTTTCTCTTATccgtttttaaaaaatacccccctcaaaaaataattaccataatataaaaaaaaagacaaaaatAAGTGTAGAACACATATTTGAAATGTGATACTTATATGTTAAATTCTTCATGTATATTTCaagatataaatttattatttgtatgtaCTCATATGATTCACTTATATGTcatgtgtattattataaatatggatACTATATAAAAGGTTGACATattctccttttttttgGTACGAAAATAACACAtctgttaatatatatatatatatatataatataatattacccATACTTggtaaaaaattaaatatattcacaaataaatattcaaatGCATATCACCATTCCATGAAATTACATAACACATGCTTTATTGGCCAGTGACgttaaaaacatttttttcatgtaatacaaatttatattaatatataatattagttTTTATTCTTTCTTAATTTTTCTCAAAAAGGACATAAATTaatatgaatttataaaatttttttataaaatacaaaTTGATAACTGTCAAATATATTGAATTatcttaaaaataaatattatatatatatatatatatatatatgtatttatttatttatttattattcatttttattaaaaaatatataattttttatttatattatgcaCTACTTGCTCACACAATAATTACACCTTGTAGTAATAAATCTAgtgcattatatataaaaaaaaaaattgaaaaaaaaaaaaaaaatttcataatgaaataataataaccttATAAATAGTGAGTAataaaaggatatatatatatatatatatatatatatatatatatatatatattttgtccattttaaatgaatataattacttatattaaaaacttttattttatgttctCCTATAATgattcattaattttttcttttttttctttacttaatttcttaaataaatttgtcttttttttttttttctttttgttaaaaaaaaaaaataataagtacACGGTTTAAGAATGATCTTTAAATGCTTAGTTGCTTTTTGAtttatcttatatatatatatatataatatttatatgcacatataaatatatatatacatatattagataattaaaaaaaaaaaaaaaaaaaaaaatatatacatacatacatatatataatatatatatatatatatacatatattatatcataatagACTTATGAATGCTTTCTCTATAACTTTTATggatacatattatatacatatatatttgttacgtgtatcattattttattttttaacaatCTGAACcttttataaatgtatatgttGTTATCACGTATTATATACTAAAACataaatgcatatatatatatatgtatgttcaTCATCATGTGTTTAAAAACATAGTTAAATTGTAACATCATTTtgatatgatattatatatattgttctaTTTTCAAAACAATTGTTTTTAACTTAATTTCACAATctataaaaacattttacaTTGGCATGATGTATATTCAGAATATATCatgtttttaataatttttttttatttttttattttattttattttttttctttttttttttaataatattataatttattcataactattataatgaataaataaaaaatatatatatatgtatgtatataaatatatatatatatatatatatatatattatatacattccATAAATTGTTGGTTTATTATCCTAACTATCCTTAGAAATAACAATTTCCATTTAAGCAGCACTTGTTGTATATTTGGTTACAGCTTTTGTTCCTTCTGAAACGGCGTGTTTTGATAATTCTCCtggtaataataatcttACAGCTGTTTGAATTTCACGTGATGATAaagttctttttttattataacgaATAAGTCTTGTGGCTTCAGTAACTAATCTGtcaaatatatcattaataaaGGAgttcataatattcataCTTTTTTTGGTTACTCCTGTTTCTGGATGTACTTGTTTTAAGACTTTGAAAATGTAAAGTGAAAAAGATTCagttcttctttttcttttatgtcTTGGTCCTAAGGTTTTTCCAGCAGTTTTTTTGGCTGCTTGGGATTTTTGAGCTGGTCCTTTTCCTGacattttgttttaattttatttgattttatttgatttatatataaaaaaaaatatatatatatatatataaatataaatatatattttttatttttcttttttaaaataaataaataaaataaatatagtttttattttattttattttttttaatcaatttaaatattaaaaaaagaaagaaaaaaaaaattaatattttgattaatatatatataatatatatatatatatataattgtatttattaatgatatattataataaatattttaatgaaataaaaaaaaaaataaaataaaataaaataaaaatttgaaaaaaattctttatatataatttttctaaaacaaaaaattatttatttattttattttgttttttttacataaaaaaaaaaggaaagaaggaaataaataaagaaaaaaagaaataaagaaggaaagaaagaaagaaaaaaagaaaaaaaaatgaataaataa is a genomic window of Plasmodium falciparum 3D7 genome assembly, chromosome: 7 containing:
- a CDS encoding histone H2B variant, with translation MSGKGPAQKSQAAKKTAGKTLGPRHKRKRRTESFSLYIFKVLKQVHPETGVTKKSMNIMNSFINDIFDRLVTEATRLIRYNKKRTLSSREIQTAVRLLLPGELSKHAVSEGTKAVTKYTTSAA